In the Glycine max cultivar Williams 82 chromosome 19, Glycine_max_v4.0, whole genome shotgun sequence genome, GTTTATCTAATGAATTCTTGATTTGGTTTGGTTTCAAATAACATACTAAatgttcttttaatttatctaataGAAATGCTCTTGATTTTGTAGGGAAAATGCTTGAATTTGAgggatcaaattaatttatttcagaGGACAATTAAGAAGGATTTACCCAGGAAGATAAAAAATCCGATTCAATTATCTAAGCATTTATCAAAATCTATTTATGTATTCTCTATAGGGAGCAATGACTACATCAATAACTACCTTGAAACCAAGTATTATGATACAAGCAAGCGCTACTTGCCTCAACCCTTTGCTAAACTCCTCATTGAAAGGCTCTCTGAGCAATTTGAGGTAAAcaattcattttataaattaattttgctaaGAAAACTTAGGGATTTGGATTCTTTGTAGTAGATTTTCCATACATTTACACAGTCGATAACTCACAACTGTCagataaagataaaacaatCCATATATTTATCTCAGTAAATCAATCTTAGAAAGCAAATTTGAAATATGATTCATTCGATCTTCATTCAATAGTCACAAATATCTTGACAACGTGAATACGTTCAAAATTGATTACACCCAATCATGTTCCAAacttatatattaattgattttggaaCAAGATTCTCTGCAATCACTTTAGTGACTATATGAAATCTCAGTCATCCAAAACAAAATGCatatattaattagttaaataaaatttaactcaaaaaaatgttagcccATAGATTATGACTACAACACCCTGCAACTGTTTTGTGACTACAGGGTATTTGGGTCCACTGATTTTCTATAAGGATATCATTTTTCAAGTGTTAATTGTTTGATGAAATTGTTATTTGTGATAGAAATTGTACGGATTGGGAGCCAGGAAGCTAATTATGTTTGAAATTGGACCTATTGGGTGCATCCCATCAGTCTCAAGGAAACATCTACACAAAGGTGACTGCATAGAGGAAACAAACCAAATGGTGACATACTTCAATGAAAGGCTTCCTCCAATGCTGAAAAATTTGACATCCAGTCTTCCAGGCTCCACCTTTGTTCTTGGTCGTTCCAATTCACTGGGTTATGATGCAATAAAAAATCCATCCAAATATGGTAAAATTCCCAAACAATAATATTAGTTAATGTGTGAAGTAACTCATTACCTTCTTCTAAACACTATAaggataattacaaaaaattctCCTCAAGATTAACACTAATTATACTTGCACTCTTTCTAATTGAAAATCATAGCTCTCTTATTCTGTTATTCTTACAAAATATGATTGGTAGACACCCAACAATCTCTTTAacacttggtgagaaaaaaaaagacaggagaagaaagaaaagtacAAGTATAATAGATGATATATATATGGTACATACATAAAAACAAGAGCAAAGATTAATGGACGCCTCTACTCTACATGACAGGTATGAAAAGTATATGTATAGTAAATAATATGATGTcacaagaaagaagagagagataaagagaaataaaaagatcATCCACAATTGCAAACCCTTCATGATATTTAAGAAAATGGCATAAAACTTTCTGTGTATCTAACCATTTTAGGAGTATATAAATTAGAATCGATGCTTATAGAAGCACCTGtgctaaaaaaattatgggTTATCTCATCACATAAGcatagatttttataattaaaataaaaataaaataaggatgGAGGCTTATTAGTGGGACCcatttagttaattttgttgAGGTGTTGGGTTGGAAAGATTGAGTTCTTATGAGATACTAAAATtggaaaagataaaaatgagtGTTGTGTATAAGTGGGACACATTTAAGAATCCAAAGAAAGTTGTTGCATTGGAGATGTTTTaagtgttaaaaatttaaagattgtGCATTTATAGTATAAAGTAATTTTACAatatcaatcaatcataaattaacattatgacaagtttgttgatttttataataagtatAGTAAAAGTTATACCAATGTTGCACCAATCACAAATCATATGTATATTTTGTAGGTCTAACGGATGCAAGCAATCCGTGTTGCACCACTTGGGCAAATGGGACTTCAGGATGTATCCCATTGTCAAAACCATGCCTAAACCCAAGCAAGCATATCTTTTGGGATGCTTTTCATCTTACAGAAGCTGTATATTCAGTCATAGCATCAGGATGCCTAAATAATAGATCTGTATGCACACCTGTGAGCATTCAAGAGCTGGTCAAAATGTAAATGATAATCGGTAAAGATTAACTAGTTATTTGTGAACCATATAGTTTATATAATGATCATGTATATATGATATTGATTATggtgaaggaaaaaaattaataacagagGCCATATATATCCATTATTTACTTACATTGCAATAAGTGATGTATGAAGTTCTTGAGTTGATTTTATTGGTACAGATCAAGAAATTGAACCATAATAACACTGTTGAAATTGAGGAAAACATGTTATAAAGTTAGTTAAtcctattattaaaatttaaggaGTTTTAAGGGCTAGAATGAGGTATAATGTTTTGGAATCCTCGTCGAACCAAGCTAATGAGATACAAAACTCAATTTGGGAAGGGAATGTAGTACCAAAGTGCAAAAACTTAGCATCGAGGGCCTATTCGGACATCATTCTAATTCgagataatttaattaaaaaaaaaaagttatggtgGATCCATTGTGCCTAAGATGCGATCCCAAGGAGGAAACAATTTTACATGCTTTAGTAACTTGTCCTGAAGTCTAGACCTTTTGGTTTGCCTCGCCATTCGATTTACAAATAGATGAAGACAAATATGCATATTTTTTGGACGGGTGAAGAATTGTATTCTTCATACTAAGGAGGAGGTAAAGaccattattttatcaaatgcttTGGGCAATTTAAAAAGACCATTTTTTTAagctaatttaaaaagaattattatttataaataaatagagttttagaaaaatgatgagattttctaaataaataaatgaggagatatatttattaattaaaataatggtttgagagaaaataaaaagggtatttatttatttatttgatagagaataaaatagagtttatttttataaaataataaataaataaatagagtaaacctagctataaatggcgttaggtcagttttcacactGATGGTTTCTCttcctcattttatttttttccttctcctctcaaagtcctctctttttcccgcagacTACCAAacttgtctcagaaaaatgacgatctcatactcattcaccgttggatcatcgtgaaatttaagAAACAGGTTTGCAActcaattccgagcattcttACCGTTGGAATTTACGAAAACATGTCGGAGATGGGAGAAATATTGTTCGAATCGTGACTTTTTTTCACGTAAAAACCTAGAGCTTTTTCGGTAAAATTATGATCCCggattcattaaccgttggattttcacgAAATTTCGATATGTTGTTAAAAATTCAATTGTGCAACACTTCagcgttgggatttgcgagatgaTAATCTTgatgggagaaaaaggaatcgcttAAAGACAAtacaaatggaggcttcaatcccttctccgtctctctgacgtttgggaactctatcggagcagtcagagggaaaactggaggaatctcagggaatcGCTAGAGATGCCGTTATCACTATCAAAAGACACGtaagtccgcttagaggtaaaagatgagttattcacaactaggggttagtgagaacatgtgtagagatttttagaggattaaattagggttttattttgggatatttattaaattgcaatttttcctttatgattataaataaaacattgatgttctgatgagaattgcttgataaattgtgctcttgatatttgtatattttgacctatgattttgatacaattgtgtaatattatttgaggggttttagtccccaagttgtgatagtcttttgtataaattgttatattgaggatatgaaatgatgaatcaaattgtgagtatgtggtgaattgaacatgtgatgaatggtggaatacatgtatattgagatgtgtattgtgttgtgagctatgaattgtgcaatcacacaactgtaagatcctttaagggcgacgagttttgcgcgatgagtattgtgatgggatccattgtgggaacccgacgagtttaatcacaagcgcgacgagttaaaatgattttgaaaataattgagtagttgtgtgtattgcatagttcataggtaaagtgaatATGATTCATAAGGTGTGATAAACATGTTATTTTGAGATTATATCATTGTaattgagatcgagtgtatgtgataaactgAGTATGCAcgtgattgagatgttgtgtgcattgagttgtaaaCTGTGGATTGTACAATCAtacgactataagaccctttaagggtgacgagttaatgttaagtcctttttaagggcgacgagttaatgctaagaccctttaaagACAACAAGTTAATGCTAAGATCCTTAAAGGACGACTAGTTaagaatatttgaaaacaattgaggagtcgtgtgttttgtacaattcatagatagagtctgtgtgctaaaatgttttctgggttggacctgaatcaggagggaaagGCCCTGACaaactcttcggagtgtaggccttgggggtcacccggtttgagtgctcctttaagcctatgttgatcccatatggttggagcattctcgcaaaacactgtgaccctgactggtctccctatgatattacctagtgaaagtgacttgacttgctagtgtgtggtttgtcttgtcatgtactcctagacGCCCGatgagatttttcactaacatggtaccacattatatataggattgagtcttagtgtatctgctgcataacgcttgtgtattgttctatattgattgatttgatgatattgtgttttgactaTTGAGTATGCGAATGTTGTGAAAACGAATGAGACGTGTGGTAAAATAACGTGAGTTATGCTTAAGTgaattgtattttgttatataatatttatacctatatgttgtcttatttttctctattagctaggaatgtgataactcactccttgtgtgttgtttgtgtttggattctGTGATGATCttaaactttgtgttcgggggagcagatggctaggtgaagtgctttaaggaaccttgtgttgaaggacgtcgggacacaatgctctgataggatgtgacagtggggcataagtttttatattaattgcatgatgttagtctattttattttatctcactgatttaacaaaatattttttgtaaactttgacggccttattttgagccgaatatgttttaataagttttaattgataatagtgaagtgaatgtgaaccttttacccgtgtgaatttggttaccaatatttttatatattttatttatttatatatatgtcggggtagagggtgtcacaatcaATGCTTGTTTTATGTTACACAATTTCATAAGAGATGAACAACATACTGATCAACTTTTTGAAGTTCAAGACTTAGAATTCTTATATGTTGTTGATGAAGAGTTAGTCCATCAATCAAGGGAAGGAGTTCAAAATAATGTCACAGATGATGTCACAATTATTCAAGCTACTGAGGAATGGACAAGATTTAGAGATACATTAGCTATGAATATGTTTGCTAACTATCAAGTTAGAAGAAACTTTGCTTAGGGatagttcttttttaaatataatttgttattgcAGCAAACTTTCTGTGTTTTGTTACTATTGTACTTTGCTATTGAAGATAGACTTTTATGTACTTTGctattgcataaaaactttgcttGAAATATTTTCTATGATTGTGCAGTAGACtaatcaaatgaataaagtaGGTTGTATCTAATATTTGTTATGTGCAGGTTAAATAAGTGACATTAACTTCAATGGAGTCATCTAATGAAAAAATGACGagcaaaagaaaagttttaggagaaaataatgaggAAACAAGAAGTTATTTTACATGAAATTTGGAGATGGAACGTGTATTGCCTGATGTAGGACAACATTGAGGAGGAACTTGAGTCACTAGCCATGTCGGTGTGTAGGACAACATTGAAATACAAAACCTGGTTGGCCACCAACACTATGTTGAGAAAAATTGAGAACTAGTGCTGGAAAAGGAAGCACACAAAGGCAACAATGAAGGTCGCAAGGTTCAGGTTGAGCAACAATGTTGCAATTGTGGTTGGAGAACTCGGCAATGTTGGTCTGGGTAGAACTTGTGTTCTTAACATTATAGAAAAGGAGAGCCAAATAGTCTTCACCTTAGGGCCGCAAAACTCGCATGTGGAGGAAATTAGCACAAGAAGACACGGGTCAAACAAGATCTTCGAAGGAAGCCGTTGGCCACTGATGTAAGGGGGTAAGGTGACAGCAAAAGCGTGGTAGCAGCGACAACCATGAAGGAAGGATGGAAAGTAGGAAGGGAAGGAGGAGATGATTTGATAAGCATGATGGACCACTTATAAAAGTGGTCCACCTTAGGCATCatctgaataaaaataaaaattatacaaaaggGGCAAAGAATATTGTCAATACctacaaaaagaaagagtattGCCAATACCTACCCCCAAAAAAGGTATTTCCAATACCTGCCCCAAAAAAAAGACTGTTACCAAATAGCTCTTTTATAAGTCATACCATCCTCAGAGATGCAAAATTTTTCTTTGAGACATCGAATCTGAAtaacttttctttaaaaatattgtctAAATAATGGAATTCAAAGTTTGTCCAAATAATTCAATTTGTGCTAGTTATtgccaattttatttttgaacatGTCATTCTAAATTATACttagttttatcttttaattttttttatccgtagGAATCTAACACAGTATAAAGGGGTTTACAACACTTACACGCCCTATTCAATCAACTAAGCCAGACTTTGATAACTCTCTCTCTTATCTAACTATGAGACACAACGTTAACTTGTATACATGTCACTATAAAACAAAGGTCAAATAACCTATTcggtttttttatcttatttttttggttcaGTTTAgtcctttatcttttaaaaagttcacTTTAATCCTTTATCTTAATTAAAAGGTTCAAAGTAGTCCTTTCGTCCATCTAATGTTAACTTCGTTAACGAAATATAGGTATTGACGACTAAGAATCGTCACTAAACGTaggatttttttccttctctactCGTATCTCTTTCCTCAACCTTCTATTTGATACACTTAATTTCCCTCTCCTTTTCATCAATCTTATCTTTCATATCCTCCTTAAACCTAATTTGCTTAGTCTCTCCAATTTTCCTCTTCAAATCCCTAATCTCACTTTCGACCTTCACTAATCTACTTGAAATTCTTAGGAATTCCTTTCACCGTGCCTAAGACCTCATCCTTATTCACATCCTCCttcaatttcaagaagctgacTCAGATTGCAAAACCCAACAATAGAATGAGGTTGTTGGTGCTAAGGTCGTTGGCGATCCAATCGATGGTCATAATGTCATCGATGATGAGGGCATGCTTCCCTTGATGATGCTGACATGGATAGGGTGTGTGGAGTATGCTCCAAGAATAGGTGCTTGCGAAATGACTGAAGTCGCACTTGTGGATGACTAAAGTCAGGCCTGCGAGATAACGTTGGGACACGCGTTTGTGATGCTTGACCTCCCTCCACCAACGCTGATAGGCTTTGCCCCTTATTGATGATCTTGTTCGCAATGTCACCAACGCTGACAAGCTTTGCACGAGATGCTTGATCTCCCTCTGCCATCACTGACTCTGATCTCTGTCACCGTCAACCCTTCAACCTCCTCTAGTGGAATTTCtctttttcaaaactatcataatCTGATGAGATGAATTTGTGATTTGGGGTTGTGATTTGTGGTTCTTTACTTGTTTTAGGTTATGTTCTTGTTCTGGGTTATGAATTATGTTCTTCATTTGGATTCTTAGATGTTGTTCTTGCGTTTACAAAATGAAcatgtttaaagaaaaaaaaaagtattttgtgATGGTTTTTAGCTGCTAATGGAGCTAGATTTGTCTTGATGGAAGGACTGTTTTGAACCTTTTAGTTAAGataaataaccaaagtgaacttttttaaaaaataaaaaaactaaactgaaaaaaaaatcaaataagttaTTTGGCCTAAAAAATGACATGTAACCAACATTTTGGACacctttattaaaatttaaacagtactaataaaaataacaatattgtttcaattttaaaaattaagtgataaaattgaaatttttaataacaCATGGACCAAAATTGATTAATAGAgggatcaaattaataatttagctTATAATAAAACCAAATTAATATAATGAACTGTTATATTATTTCCATATAAAAActatattcatatttaatttaattttagcttCAACTATTCTACTGTCTAAATACTATTgccttcatttttcatttttattttttgaagaatACTTTTGTTCTTAGTTATCCATCATTAAAATTCTGagctaatattaattattaattattaatattttaattatattcttattaaAAGGGGAGGAAActgtataaaatattaaaataataaatgagaaaaacGATATagcacaaattataaataaacatattaattttacttCATCATTCAAATATGATTATAATcttaaaaagaagataaaaataaataacgaaAATAACCTAGACTTTTATGATAATGACTTTAGTTTGGATTGCCATTTCAAACCGCGCTTGGGTCATGTCGGCACAGCACGTGACAGCCCAACGTAGATTCTgcaacaaaacaaataatagaaTTTATTAACCTAATTATTAAAGTTGAAAAGCGAAAAAAACAAAGTTGGATTCAAAATCCACTgcaaaattacaaacaaaacaaaccatGAATTGACAACCTTCTTAAAATAGtttattcaaaatgaaaaagcaaaacaattactattattattattttaaaaaaaaggcgcGTTTCCTTTGAACACCGACCAATGAAAAACTCGATGTGAACACATGAATGAATACTTCTATTATTCATACACATTTTACATATGTTagcagaaaataaattattaattatactatTCTACACatctactttattttatttttatttgcattatttataagtaaaaatgtatcagttttaaattataaact is a window encoding:
- the LOC100777774 gene encoding GDSL esterase/lipase 7, with protein sequence MWKMRMAQVIIFFSLIFLHLIVSPICAMPLAPALYVFGDSLMDSGNNNFMPTFAKANYLPYGVDFPKGSTGRFTNGKTVADFIAEYLGLPYSSPYISFKGPRSLTGINYASGSCGILPESGSMLGKCLNLRDQINLFQRTIKKDLPRKIKNPIQLSKHLSKSIYVFSIGSNDYINNYLETKYYDTSKRYLPQPFAKLLIERLSEQFEKLYGLGARKLIMFEIGPIGCIPSVSRKHLHKGDCIEETNQMVTYFNERLPPMLKNLTSSLPGSTFVLGRSNSLGYDAIKNPSKYGLTDASNPCCTTWANGTSGCIPLSKPCLNPSKHIFWDAFHLTEAVYSVIASGCLNNRSVCTPVSIQELVKM